One Nitrospirota bacterium genomic window carries:
- the guaB gene encoding IMP dehydrogenase: MKVEDIRLGLTFDDVLLVPRKSSTLPSDVNVETWLTKDIKMNIPIVSAAMDTVTESRLAIAIAREGGIGIIHKAMTPENQALEVNKVKKSESGMIVDPVTISHDSLVKEALSLMEKYRISGVPVTENNRLIGILTNRDLRFETDTTKKVSQVMTSKNLVTAKEGTNLDEAKELLHQHKIEKLPIVDKDFNLMGLITIKDIEKKKKYPNACKDTYGRLRVGAAVGIGKDAMVRTELLCDNGVDVVVLDTAHGHSKTVIDTLKELKKIFKIPVLAGNIATKEAALELIEAGVDGLKVGVGPGSICTTRIVAGVGVPQITAIIETCDVAHKYGIPVIADGGIKYSGDVTKALASGASSVMIGNLFAGTEESPGETILFQGRSYKVYRGMGSLSAMADAHSARDRYFQGAIEDAGKLVPEGVEGRVPYRGPISETVYQLVGGLRSGMGYCGCGTLEELRNNASFVQITNAGLRESHVHDVIITKESPNYRTE; the protein is encoded by the coding sequence ATGAAAGTTGAGGATATACGTTTAGGTTTAACTTTTGACGATGTGCTTTTAGTGCCACGCAAGTCAAGCACATTACCATCTGATGTAAACGTTGAGACCTGGCTTACAAAAGACATAAAGATGAATATTCCGATAGTGAGTGCTGCAATGGATACCGTAACTGAATCCCGCCTTGCCATAGCAATAGCCCGTGAGGGCGGTATAGGGATAATCCATAAGGCCATGACTCCGGAAAACCAGGCTTTAGAAGTTAACAAGGTTAAGAAATCAGAAAGCGGCATGATTGTTGACCCGGTAACCATATCCCATGATTCTCTGGTTAAAGAGGCTCTGAGTCTTATGGAAAAGTACAGGATATCCGGAGTCCCCGTTACGGAAAACAATAGACTGATCGGAATCCTCACCAACAGAGACCTCAGATTTGAAACCGACACGACAAAAAAGGTCAGCCAGGTCATGACAAGTAAAAATCTCGTTACAGCAAAAGAGGGCACTAATCTGGACGAGGCAAAAGAACTACTGCATCAACACAAGATAGAGAAACTTCCCATCGTTGATAAGGATTTTAACCTCATGGGGTTAATAACGATAAAAGACATCGAAAAGAAAAAGAAATATCCTAACGCTTGCAAGGATACGTACGGCAGACTCAGGGTGGGAGCTGCAGTGGGAATAGGGAAAGACGCTATGGTCAGAACTGAATTACTCTGTGACAACGGTGTTGATGTGGTTGTGTTAGATACGGCACATGGACATTCTAAGACAGTTATTGACACTTTGAAAGAATTGAAAAAGATTTTTAAAATACCAGTGTTGGCTGGCAACATTGCAACGAAAGAGGCTGCCCTTGAGCTAATAGAGGCTGGGGTGGATGGCTTAAAGGTGGGGGTAGGACCGGGCTCTATCTGCACAACCCGAATTGTAGCCGGCGTAGGCGTCCCTCAGATAACGGCCATTATTGAAACCTGCGATGTGGCCCACAAGTACGGAATTCCGGTTATTGCTGACGGCGGAATCAAGTACTCCGGCGATGTGACGAAAGCTCTGGCATCGGGCGCAAGCAGCGTTATGATAGGAAATCTTTTTGCGGGCACAGAGGAATCTCCCGGAGAGACTATCCTGTTTCAGGGCAGAAGTTATAAGGTCTATCGTGGGATGGGCTCATTAAGTGCTATGGCGGATGCTCATAGCGCAAGAGACAGGTACTTTCAGGGCGCAATAGAAGATGCCGGAAAACTTGTTCCTGAGGGAGTTGAAGGGCGTGTGCCCTACAGAGGCCCTATATCTGAAACAGTGTATCAACTGGTCGGAGGGCTTCGCTCTGGCATGGGATACTGCGGCTGTGGTACTCTTGAAGAGCTACGTAACAATGCCTCCTTTGTACAGATTACAAACGCAGGGCTTCGGGAAAGCCACGTTCATGATGTCATAATAACAAAAGAGTCACCCAACTACAGAACAGAATAA
- a CDS encoding HAMP domain-containing histidine kinase: MEESIKRLVREKLEWENRARQLEKKIRTTDDVIKIANEKEDDSEFLQQIGEFTNQFVHDLSTLLSKISSLINIIEMSFKNKTIENDPEKIDDLISENKKRLESIHRQLRGLSYLNKKYVQGFDKVNLNEVISENIEMIRLHYEKCSIEVNMSDEPIVIQADRESLNQIVSNLVINAVEASDPDKINITVTAKQTEGQIELTVTDTGIGIYEREKDKIFNLHYTTKKTGFGIGLHLVKKAVELHRGQIQVESNPGVGTTFTVILPVNQESNDGNNT, translated from the coding sequence TTGGAAGAAAGTATCAAACGATTGGTGCGGGAAAAATTAGAATGGGAAAACAGAGCGCGCCAACTTGAGAAAAAAATTCGCACCACTGATGATGTAATCAAGATTGCTAATGAAAAAGAAGACGATTCAGAATTTTTACAGCAGATTGGTGAATTTACAAACCAGTTTGTACATGACTTGAGCACTCTTCTTTCAAAAATATCTAGCCTCATTAATATAATAGAGATGTCTTTTAAGAATAAAACAATCGAAAATGACCCAGAGAAGATAGATGACTTAATTTCTGAAAACAAAAAACGTTTAGAATCTATCCACAGACAACTGAGAGGCTTAAGCTATTTAAACAAAAAATATGTTCAGGGATTTGACAAGGTAAATCTAAATGAAGTCATAAGTGAAAACATAGAGATGATTCGGTTACATTATGAAAAGTGCAGCATAGAAGTTAATATGTCAGATGAGCCGATAGTAATTCAGGCTGACAGGGAGTCCTTAAATCAAATTGTTTCCAACCTTGTTATAAATGCGGTAGAGGCAAGTGACCCCGATAAAATAAATATTACCGTAACTGCTAAACAAACCGAAGGACAGATTGAGCTTACAGTTACCGACACCGGCATAGGAATTTATGAAAGAGAGAAAGACAAGATTTTCAACTTACACTATACAACAAAAAAGACTGGTTTTGGTATTGGGCTTCATTTGGTAAAGAAGGCTGTGGAACTTCACAGGGGACAGATACAAGTAGAAAGTAATCCTGGGGTTGGCACCACTTTTACGGTCATACTACCCGTTAATCAGGAGAGCAATGATGGCAATAATACCTAA
- the nuoF gene encoding NADH-quinone oxidoreductase subunit NuoF: protein MKKRISINVCMGTGGMAAGGKEVLDRFAEEFNKEGISAKFQDSPYIHKVGCRGFCARDVLVDIVIDGNKTTYEHVTPDHVPQIVSEHIVGGVVVAALSVKEDYHAFKDKQVKVVLSDCGELDPEDIDAYIKSAGYQSIKRVLDGMTPDDVIGIIKDSGLRGRGGAGFPTGLKWEYGRREKSPVKYLICNADEGDPGAFMDRSVVEGNPHLLIEGMAIGAYAIGAEHGYVYIRAEYPLAVDRLRLALNQSRERGYLGKNILNSGFNFDIKVKLGAGAFVCGEETALIASIEGKRGMPKAKPPFPAQKGLFGKPTIINNVETLANVPYIIRNGAEWFASMGTEKSKGTKVFALTGKVKNTGLIEVPMGITLREIIYDIGGGIEKDKKFKAVQTGGPSGGCLTEDLLDISVDYESLGQAGSIMGSGGMVVLDEDNCMVNMARYFLEFTQNESCGKCTPCRVGTKRLLEILDRITEGRGKTNDMELLEDLSRDIIAASLCGLGQTAPNPVLSTLKRFRGEYEAHIVEKRCPAGVCKALITYTINADKCTGCTACARVCPVTAITGEKKKPHRIDQALCVKCNSCFEACKFNSIKKI from the coding sequence ATGAAAAAAAGAATCAGCATTAATGTTTGCATGGGCACGGGCGGAATGGCTGCCGGAGGCAAAGAGGTGCTGGACAGGTTTGCCGAGGAATTTAACAAAGAAGGCATATCTGCTAAGTTTCAGGACAGCCCCTATATACACAAGGTGGGTTGCCGCGGCTTTTGCGCAAGAGATGTTCTTGTTGATATTGTTATTGATGGCAATAAGACTACCTACGAGCACGTCACACCCGACCATGTCCCACAGATTGTCTCAGAACATATAGTAGGCGGAGTCGTGGTTGCCGCTCTTTCGGTTAAAGAGGACTACCATGCCTTTAAGGATAAGCAGGTTAAGGTAGTGCTTTCCGATTGCGGCGAGTTAGACCCGGAAGACATTGACGCATATATAAAGAGCGCCGGGTATCAGTCTATAAAAAGAGTGCTTGACGGCATGACCCCCGATGATGTTATCGGAATTATCAAAGACTCAGGGTTAAGAGGCCGCGGAGGGGCCGGATTTCCAACCGGTCTTAAGTGGGAGTATGGGCGCCGTGAAAAGTCTCCTGTTAAGTATTTAATCTGCAACGCCGATGAAGGAGACCCCGGGGCATTTATGGACAGGTCAGTGGTTGAGGGAAACCCGCATCTCCTGATAGAGGGCATGGCTATCGGCGCTTACGCTATCGGCGCGGAACACGGATACGTCTATATCAGGGCTGAGTATCCGCTTGCGGTGGACAGACTCCGGTTGGCGCTTAATCAGTCAAGAGAGCGTGGGTATTTGGGTAAGAACATTCTTAATTCAGGGTTTAATTTTGATATAAAGGTAAAACTCGGTGCCGGTGCTTTTGTATGCGGTGAAGAGACTGCCCTTATTGCCTCCATTGAGGGTAAGCGCGGAATGCCAAAGGCTAAACCGCCCTTTCCGGCTCAAAAGGGACTCTTTGGAAAACCCACAATCATAAACAACGTGGAAACCCTTGCCAATGTGCCCTATATAATCAGAAACGGCGCGGAATGGTTTGCCTCTATGGGAACGGAAAAGAGCAAGGGCACAAAGGTGTTTGCTTTGACCGGTAAAGTGAAAAACACAGGCCTCATAGAGGTCCCCATGGGAATAACACTGCGAGAGATAATTTATGACATAGGCGGGGGAATCGAAAAGGACAAGAAGTTTAAGGCGGTACAAACTGGGGGCCCATCGGGAGGCTGCCTTACCGAGGACCTTCTTGATATTAGCGTGGATTATGAATCACTGGGCCAGGCCGGCTCCATAATGGGCTCAGGCGGTATGGTTGTTCTTGATGAGGACAACTGTATGGTAAACATGGCCAGGTACTTTTTAGAGTTTACCCAAAATGAGTCCTGCGGAAAATGTACACCGTGCAGAGTTGGCACAAAGCGGCTGCTTGAGATTCTTGACAGAATAACCGAGGGCAGAGGCAAAACAAACGACATGGAACTGCTTGAGGATCTTTCAAGAGACATCATAGCTGCCAGTCTCTGCGGACTTGGCCAGACGGCACCTAATCCAGTGCTAAGCACCCTCAAGCGCTTCAGAGGCGAGTACGAGGCGCACATAGTGGAAAAACGGTGTCCGGCAGGCGTTTGTAAAGCCCTGATTACTTATACCATAAATGCGGATAAATGCACCGGCTGTACAGCCTGTGCAAGGGTATGCCCGGTTACAGCCATTACCGGTGAGAAAAAGAAACCCCATAGAATTGACCAGGCCCTGTGTGTTAAGTGTAATTCATGTTTTGAGGCTTGTAAGTTCAATTCCATAAAAAAGATTTGA
- a CDS encoding long-chain fatty acid--CoA ligase yields MIQNITDSRQYKSDAAILYERGLQTPDAPRFMSSDGTNGWITTTWGEFLKNSAALALYLKSIGAGPGVKVSIFAKNRIEWTFSLMAIHACRSVFVPAYHSNTPHEAGYIINHCDAQVLITETDMLPVVLKALPDIPNVKNIIVMGTQAESYRELENKAIFFNDALSAGFAMSESVADEFKKLVDEFNVDDVAAILYTSGTTGRPKGVVLTHRNLYENATDWINTLGSLIPEVRVDLLWLPMSHIFGWGEYGLGNTLGFTTYLTTPAEVLTKMPEVRPTVFMSVPAYWEKLYLDSINSSRDENAQIDKLRELTGGRLGFCLSGGAGLKREAKEFFLKAGMLIIEGYGLTECSPTLTMNRPNDFDFNTVGKPFPSVELKLSSDGEILAKGPNIFSQYYKDPEATAETFAEDGWFKTGDLGEFNEHEFLKIKGRKKEIIVTSGGKNISPQLIEVQFKDDPLIEHIVLYGNERKYLTALITLKEAAVKSYAATIGINFSTYSELINHTSMRETVQKSIDRVNRNLASFETIKKFYIHSGHLTVSEGFLTPSLKLKRNRVCDTFKKLLDSMYEETK; encoded by the coding sequence ATGATACAAAACATTACTGACAGCCGGCAGTATAAATCTGATGCCGCTATCCTTTATGAGCGAGGGCTCCAAACTCCCGATGCTCCACGGTTTATGTCCTCAGATGGCACAAACGGCTGGATAACTACCACGTGGGGAGAGTTCCTTAAAAACTCCGCAGCGCTTGCGCTCTATCTGAAATCTATCGGAGCAGGGCCCGGCGTAAAGGTATCAATATTTGCAAAAAACCGTATCGAGTGGACTTTTTCTCTAATGGCAATACATGCTTGCCGCAGTGTGTTTGTTCCCGCGTATCACTCCAACACTCCTCATGAGGCCGGGTATATAATCAATCACTGCGATGCACAAGTGCTTATAACTGAGACTGATATGCTGCCGGTTGTTTTAAAAGCTCTACCTGATATTCCTAACGTTAAAAATATAATTGTAATGGGAACTCAGGCGGAATCTTACAGAGAATTAGAAAATAAAGCGATCTTTTTTAACGATGCGCTAAGTGCAGGCTTTGCCATGTCAGAGAGTGTTGCGGATGAGTTCAAAAAACTTGTGGATGAGTTTAACGTCGATGACGTTGCAGCAATTTTATACACATCCGGAACCACGGGCAGGCCCAAAGGGGTGGTGCTGACACACAGAAACCTCTATGAAAATGCCACCGATTGGATAAATACCCTTGGCTCTCTTATTCCGGAGGTGCGTGTGGATTTACTGTGGCTTCCTATGTCTCACATATTTGGCTGGGGGGAGTACGGGTTAGGAAACACGCTTGGGTTTACCACGTATCTGACAACTCCGGCTGAAGTGCTGACAAAGATGCCGGAGGTCAGGCCGACTGTTTTTATGAGTGTTCCTGCTTATTGGGAAAAACTGTACCTTGACTCAATAAATTCATCTCGCGATGAAAATGCCCAAATTGATAAGCTGCGTGAACTAACCGGAGGAAGGCTTGGGTTTTGTCTCTCTGGCGGCGCTGGCCTTAAGCGTGAGGCAAAGGAGTTTTTTCTTAAAGCCGGCATGTTAATAATTGAGGGATATGGCCTTACCGAGTGTTCCCCAACGCTTACTATGAACAGACCCAATGATTTTGATTTTAACACTGTTGGAAAACCGTTTCCCTCTGTTGAGTTAAAGTTATCATCGGATGGTGAGATTTTAGCAAAAGGCCCAAATATTTTCAGTCAATACTACAAAGACCCTGAGGCTACAGCAGAGACATTTGCAGAAGACGGATGGTTTAAAACCGGTGACCTGGGTGAGTTTAATGAGCATGAGTTTTTAAAAATCAAAGGCAGAAAAAAAGAAATCATAGTAACCTCAGGCGGTAAAAACATATCCCCGCAGTTAATTGAGGTACAGTTTAAAGATGACCCTCTTATTGAACACATTGTGCTCTATGGAAATGAAAGAAAATACCTTACAGCACTTATTACTCTTAAAGAGGCGGCCGTTAAATCTTATGCAGCTACGATTGGGATTAACTTTTCAACCTACAGTGAACTGATTAACCATACATCCATGCGGGAAACAGTCCAAAAAAGTATAGACAGAGTCAACAGAAATCTGGCGTCGTTTGAAACAATCAAAAAATTCTATATTCATAGCGGCCACTTGACAGTCTCAGAGGGATTTCTGACCCCCTCTCTTAAACTAAAACGAAACCGGGTCTGTGATACATTTAAAAAACTCCTTGACTCAATGTATGAAGAGACAAAATAA
- a CDS encoding response regulator has product MMAIIPKILLIDDDVEFNASVKNFLQAANYHVTSFINANEALMASREEFFDIVICDVYIPFYGMEVGGLEVAKIIIEKNPACFVIIISQYASASLFNKFLKAPSNRNLRYLEKTPIVERQLSEFNEPLLNLVREGLNSKFIFVCMPYDDKFNDVYELGIRGAVTELGFTCMKANEMQYTGGIIQKVYESINTAHLIIADMTDEDPNVFYEVGYAHAMGKDVILITQNADKIPTNLSNFVHTIYDSSKVRVLKENLKQKIQELLS; this is encoded by the coding sequence ATGATGGCAATAATACCTAAAATTCTTCTTATTGATGATGACGTGGAATTTAACGCATCAGTCAAAAATTTTCTTCAAGCCGCTAATTATCATGTTACAAGTTTTATTAACGCCAATGAGGCTCTCATGGCAAGCCGTGAGGAATTCTTTGACATTGTAATTTGTGACGTTTACATTCCATTTTATGGGATGGAGGTTGGCGGTCTTGAGGTAGCAAAAATAATTATAGAAAAAAATCCAGCATGTTTTGTAATTATAATATCTCAGTATGCATCTGCAAGTCTTTTCAATAAGTTTCTTAAAGCACCATCTAATCGAAATCTCAGATATTTAGAAAAAACACCCATCGTTGAAAGGCAGTTGTCAGAATTTAACGAACCCCTTTTAAATCTTGTAAGAGAAGGGCTCAATAGTAAATTTATTTTTGTTTGCATGCCATATGATGATAAGTTTAACGATGTTTATGAACTTGGTATTAGAGGTGCGGTAACGGAGCTTGGGTTTACATGTATGAAAGCTAATGAAATGCAATATACTGGCGGGATAATTCAGAAAGTTTATGAATCTATAAATACAGCTCACCTGATCATTGCAGATATGACAGACGAGGATCCGAATGTATTTTATGAAGTCGGATACGCACATGCAATGGGCAAGGATGTTATCCTGATTACGCAAAATGCTGACAAGATACCAACAAACTTAAGTAATTTCGTGCATACAATATACGACTCTTCAAAAGTAAGAGTTCTCAAAGAAAACTTGAAACAAAAAATACAAGAATTGCTCTCATAG
- a CDS encoding NAD(P)H-dependent oxidoreductase subunit E, translated as MEEVLDRIIDDFVKNEGNLVSVLQHIQDELNYISEEAVYYVSERLNIPAGKFFGVATFYSQFYLKPRGKNIVTLCCGTACHVKGSAKLIDRTRQELQLASDEETTKDGNFTVEKVACVGACSIAPVAIINKKVHGKVNINQLLKKIKELSS; from the coding sequence ATGGAAGAAGTGCTTGACAGAATAATTGACGATTTTGTAAAGAATGAGGGCAATCTGGTTTCCGTATTGCAGCATATTCAGGATGAGCTTAACTATATTTCAGAGGAGGCCGTGTATTACGTATCAGAGAGACTGAATATACCGGCAGGGAAATTCTTTGGAGTAGCAACCTTTTACTCGCAGTTTTATCTTAAACCGCGGGGCAAAAACATCGTGACACTTTGTTGTGGCACGGCTTGTCATGTTAAGGGATCGGCTAAGCTCATTGACAGAACACGGCAGGAGCTTCAGCTTGCCTCAGATGAGGAAACCACTAAAGACGGCAATTTCACGGTTGAAAAGGTAGCCTGTGTTGGCGCCTGCAGTATTGCCCCTGTGGCAATTATTAACAAAAAGGTGCACGGTAAGGTAAACATTAACCAGCTTCTTAAGAAAATTAAAGAATTGAGTTCTTAA
- a CDS encoding response regulator: MGKYGILLVDDDSHLRKLYKGELEDEGYAVHTAASGMEALQILEEDLILHNWGIDLVTLDILMPGMDGIEVLRRIKEKSPCFPVIMSTAYDYQDDFSVWASDAYVIKSADLVKLKQTLKTLLGRNR; encoded by the coding sequence ATGGGGAAATATGGAATACTTTTGGTGGATGATGATTCGCATTTGAGGAAGTTATATAAGGGAGAACTAGAGGACGAGGGTTATGCGGTTCATACGGCTGCCTCCGGTATGGAAGCCTTACAAATACTTGAGGAGGATTTGATATTACACAATTGGGGTATTGACTTGGTTACTTTGGATATTTTAATGCCTGGGATGGATGGGATAGAAGTTTTAAGGAGAATAAAAGAAAAGTCACCATGTTTTCCTGTTATCATGAGTACGGCTTATGATTATCAAGATGATTTTTCTGTGTGGGCTTCAGATGCGTATGTTATAAAAAGTGCTGACCTAGTAAAATTAAAACAAACTTTAAAAACACTTTTAGGAAGAAACAGATAA
- the purE gene encoding 5-(carboxyamino)imidazole ribonucleotide mutase: MGSDSDSLVVEKAVSVLRELGLPFEVTLSSAHRMPEETALYAKSARQRGIEVIIAAAGMAAHLAGAIAANTTLPVIGIPIKSGELNGLDALYATVQMPTGVPVATVAINGAANAAYLAASILSIKYPEIMDKLKDYRENTRKSLVEQSKASWAVESP, translated from the coding sequence ATGGGAAGCGACAGTGACAGTCTGGTTGTGGAAAAGGCCGTCTCAGTGCTCAGGGAGTTGGGACTGCCCTTTGAGGTAACGTTGTCATCGGCTCACCGCATGCCTGAAGAGACTGCTCTCTACGCCAAAAGTGCCCGACAAAGGGGTATCGAGGTAATCATAGCGGCAGCAGGCATGGCAGCTCATCTGGCGGGAGCAATAGCTGCTAACACAACACTTCCTGTTATAGGAATTCCCATTAAATCAGGCGAACTAAACGGCCTTGACGCTCTTTACGCTACCGTACAGATGCCCACAGGAGTTCCGGTTGCAACAGTTGCCATAAACGGTGCTGCTAATGCCGCATATCTTGCCGCCTCAATCTTATCCATCAAGTATCCTGAAATTATGGATAAACTTAAGGACTACAGAGAAAACACAAGGAAATCGCTTGTTGAACAATCAAAAGCCTCCTGGGCAGTGGAATCCCCTTAA
- the guaA gene encoding glutamine-hydrolyzing GMP synthase, which yields MFEDKILILDFGSQYTQLIARRIRERHVYSEIFPFNAPFDKIEKFNPRGIILSGGPASVFDSDAHLIGMEIFSLGVPILGICYGMQLMAHLLGGTVEKSSRREYGKTELIATDDTDLLQGVSKTSTVWMSHGDNVVTLPGGFKVIGRTQNAPFAAAAAKDDKLYALQFHPEVAHTAQGATIISNFLFNICNCTASWEMASFIEWATSEIQNTVGGNKVICALSGGVDSSVAALLIHKAIGKQLTCIFVDNGLLRKNEREKVVETFQKYYHINLITVEASERFLTKLAGVTDPEKKRKIIGNEFITVFEEEAHKIEGVDYLAQGTLYPDVIESVSFKGPSATIKSHHNVGGLPDVMKLKLVEPLRELFKDEVRLIGLELGLPEEICFRQPFPGPGLAIRCIGEITAERLHILREADAIVLEEVKKAGLYKDTWQSFAVLLPIKTVGVMGDERTYEHVIAIRAVNSVDGMTADWAKFPYDVLSNISNRIINEVKGVNRVVYDITSKPPGTIEWE from the coding sequence ATGTTTGAAGATAAAATCCTGATACTTGACTTTGGCTCTCAATACACTCAGCTTATAGCGCGCCGCATTCGGGAACGACATGTTTATTCAGAGATTTTCCCATTTAATGCGCCGTTTGACAAAATTGAAAAATTTAACCCCAGGGGGATAATACTTTCCGGGGGGCCTGCTAGTGTGTTTGACTCAGATGCCCATCTGATTGGCATGGAGATATTTTCTCTCGGCGTTCCAATTTTGGGTATATGCTACGGTATGCAGCTTATGGCGCATCTTTTAGGCGGCACTGTAGAGAAATCCTCAAGACGGGAATACGGTAAAACTGAGCTAATAGCCACCGATGATACGGATTTGCTGCAGGGAGTGAGTAAAACCTCAACCGTGTGGATGAGCCACGGCGATAATGTGGTTACACTGCCTGGTGGCTTTAAAGTGATAGGGCGGACACAGAATGCTCCCTTTGCTGCAGCAGCGGCAAAGGACGATAAACTCTACGCTCTTCAGTTCCATCCCGAGGTCGCACATACAGCACAGGGCGCTACTATAATCAGTAATTTTCTTTTTAATATATGCAACTGTACTGCCTCGTGGGAGATGGCATCCTTTATTGAATGGGCAACGTCAGAAATTCAAAACACAGTGGGCGGCAATAAGGTAATTTGCGCTTTAAGCGGAGGGGTGGACTCCTCTGTGGCGGCACTTCTTATTCACAAAGCCATAGGTAAGCAACTGACCTGTATATTTGTGGATAACGGGCTTTTAAGAAAAAACGAGCGGGAAAAGGTTGTTGAAACCTTTCAGAAGTATTACCATATTAACCTGATAACGGTTGAAGCATCAGAACGATTTCTGACTAAACTTGCCGGAGTAACCGACCCGGAGAAAAAGAGAAAAATCATCGGAAATGAGTTTATTACGGTGTTTGAGGAGGAGGCCCATAAGATAGAGGGTGTGGATTATCTTGCTCAGGGAACACTGTATCCTGACGTTATAGAAAGCGTATCTTTTAAGGGACCATCGGCCACAATAAAATCCCACCATAATGTCGGCGGACTTCCTGATGTGATGAAACTTAAACTTGTTGAACCTCTCAGGGAGCTATTTAAAGACGAGGTCAGGTTAATTGGGCTTGAGCTGGGGCTTCCTGAGGAAATCTGCTTTCGTCAGCCTTTTCCAGGCCCTGGGCTTGCCATAAGGTGTATCGGTGAGATTACAGCGGAGCGTCTCCATATTCTCAGAGAAGCGGATGCCATAGTGCTTGAAGAGGTAAAAAAGGCAGGCCTCTACAAAGACACATGGCAATCGTTTGCCGTCCTTTTACCAATAAAAACCGTAGGGGTTATGGGTGATGAAAGAACCTACGAGCATGTGATTGCAATTCGTGCTGTAAACAGCGTGGATGGGATGACGGCAGACTGGGCAAAGTTCCCTTATGACGTCTTATCAAATATATCCAACAGGATAATAAATGAGGTAAAGGGCGTAAACCGGGTTGTTTATGATATAACCAGCAAACCTCCCGGAACGATAGAGTGGGAGTAA